Proteins encoded by one window of Polaribacter haliotis:
- a CDS encoding alpha/beta hydrolase yields the protein MKKLLSFLFIFSFLVNNAQNNIENIKPERIIYKKVDTINLKLHIYKPLNFDKTKTYNAIVFFHGGGWNGGSYKAFKRQASYLASRGMIAISAEYRLFNIHKTSPFIAVEDAKSAIRYVRKHAKELNINPDKIASGGGSAGGHLAAACGNIDGLEGKHEDLKISSKPNALVLFNPVYDNSKRGYGFRKMEGRYLEISPLHNVTKGAPPTIVFFGTKDKTTPVISSKEYEQKMKNVGSRIDLHLYEGATHSFFNKGDYFIDTLIKTDVFLESLGYLEGKPTLKK from the coding sequence ATGAAAAAATTACTATCTTTTTTATTTATCTTCTCTTTTTTGGTAAACAATGCTCAAAATAATATTGAGAATATAAAGCCAGAACGTATCATTTATAAAAAGGTAGATACCATAAATTTAAAACTACATATTTATAAACCTTTAAATTTTGATAAAACAAAAACATACAATGCTATTGTTTTTTTTCATGGTGGTGGCTGGAATGGAGGAAGTTATAAAGCTTTTAAAAGACAAGCTTCTTATTTAGCTTCAAGAGGAATGATTGCTATTTCTGCTGAATATAGGTTATTTAATATTCACAAAACTTCGCCTTTTATTGCAGTTGAAGATGCAAAATCTGCAATTAGATATGTTAGAAAACATGCAAAAGAGTTAAATATTAATCCTGATAAAATTGCTTCTGGTGGTGGTTCAGCTGGAGGTCATTTAGCAGCTGCTTGTGGAAACATTGATGGATTAGAAGGTAAGCATGAAGATTTAAAAATAAGTTCTAAACCAAATGCACTAGTGCTTTTTAATCCTGTTTACGACAATAGTAAAAGAGGATATGGATTTAGAAAAATGGAAGGTAGATATTTAGAAATTTCACCATTACATAATGTTACAAAAGGAGCCCCACCAACAATTGTTTTTTTCGGAACAAAAGACAAAACAACACCAGTAATATCGTCTAAAGAATACGAACAAAAAATGAAAAATGTTGGTAGTAGAATCGATTTACATTTATACGAAGGCGCAACACATAGTTTCTTTAACAAAGGAGATTATTTTATAGATACACTTATA